TAAACGATGCTGATTCTGTACTTAAAGGTACTGACGCTGACATCTCTGCTAAATTAGATTTTGGTAATGGTGTTTATGCAACTATAGGTTCTGCTTCTGATATTACTGCTAATAAAGTAGCATCTGATGATGATACTTATGATTTAGCACCAGATTTTGGTGGCGAAGATGGTATTTCATTAGGTTATGCTAAAGATGCTGTTGCATTTGAATTAACTGTTAAAAACGAAGATAATGGTTATGTAGTAGATAACTCAACTGATGAAGTTGATGAAACAACTACTGATGCTACTGACATTAAGAAAGAATATGGTAATGAAGATGGTAGTGATGCTATACCTGATGCAAGTTCTAACAGTACAACAGATGCTTATTATATGGGTGCTACAGCTTCATACACTGCTGATATGTTTGCTTTGTCTTTAGCTTTAGGAACTACTGCAACTGCAGGTGATGTTGCTGATGCTGACAAAAAGACTGGTGTAGCTGTAGAAGCAAAAGTTATGCCTACAGAGACATTAACTATTACTGTACCATTCGACTATTTTATGAAAGATGCTGGTACTGCAATGGAATTAAGACCTACTGTTGATGCTACATTTGGTGCATTAACTGCTGGATTAAACTTACACTACATAACATTAGCTAAAGACTTACTTGCTGCAGCTGAAGATTATACTAACATGACTTTAGGTGCAACTTTAGGTTATACTTTAGATGCTGGTGCATTAGCTGTAACATTAGGTTCTAACTTAGGTGATATGGATTCTGAAGATATGAGTCTTGATTTTGCTGCAACATGGACTGCAGATGTTTATACTGCTACTGTTGATTTAGGTAATACTATGGATATGGACAATATTGGAATCGATTTTGGATTTACTGGTGTTGAAGGTGTTACTGTAGCTGTTGAAACTGCATTATCATTAGAAGATAAAGCTCCAGCTGATGACGATTACAATGAATCATTTACATTTGATAAAATCAATGTAGATTTTGATTCAGCAATCACTGGTTTAGAAAACACTGTAATTACTGTTAACTACTCTGAATTCAACACAGGTGATGCTAAAGGTACTTTCTACGTAGGTGCTAAAATCTCTCTATAATTCTTAGTTGAATTAAAGTTTGATTATATAAACACCCCTTTTGGGGTGTTTTTTTATTTATAATTGAATTCTTATTGAGGTTACACATTGTAATAAGATTTCTACTTTTGATTTTTAAAGGTATTGTAGATAACAATAATCATATATAATTATAGATAATTTAATGAAAATAAATATTTTGATAAGGGATAAAGTATGGAAGCATTACGTTATATAGAAAGAATTGATTCTGATGTGATTACAATAAAAAATCTTAAAAGGTTTAAAGGACGTAATGTCGAAATTATAATTCTACCCTATGAATCTCAAATTTCAGATTACGATGAAGAGTGGGGAAATGAGTCAGAAGAGAGAATTGAAGCCTTTAATAATGGAAAATTTAACGCATTTGATGGAGAATCTGCTATTGCTGAATTGAAGAATAAATATTCCATAAAATGAAATATCAGATATTATCACCTGCAAAACAGGAACTTATTAATAGCATTGAATACTATAATACCAAAGTTGAAAATCTTGGTTACAAATTCCTACTTAGCTTTGAGGATACTGTAAGCAGAATCCTTTTAAATCCTGACGCATGGCAACCTCTCTCCAAAAATACAAGGAGATGTCCATTGAAGAGTTTTCCTTATGGCGTAATATATCAAATAGATGGTTCTTGTATTTACATTATTTCAATAATGAACCTCAAAAGAAAACCTGATTACTGGTATAAATTAATTAATGATAATAATTTCAACTCTCTATGAATAAATAAGAACACCATAAATGATGAAATGTTGTAATGACTTCTCAACTAAAACTGATAACGCTTGTGACTAGTTAAGTTGTTAAATCAATCTATAATTCTTAACGGAATTAAAGTTTGATTATATAAACACCCCTTTTGTGGTTTTTTTATTTATAATTGAATTCTTATACATTTCTCATCTATTTAAATAGTAAAAGTTAATAGGAGAATGTATGAATAGTTTGAATTCGATGTTATTAGAAGGTAACTTAGTAAAAGATCCAGTTGAGAAAAGAACTCCCCAGGATACCCTTGTGTGTAATTTTACAATAGCTGTAAATAGAAGTTATAAAAAAGAAGACGACTATGTAAAGGAAGTTTCTTACTTTGATATAGAAGTCTGGGCAGGGCTTGCAGAGAGTTGTCTAAAGCATCTGTGTAAGGGTAGAGGAGTTAGGGTTGTTGGTAGACTAAAACAGGACAGGTGGATA
Above is a genomic segment from Thiospirochaeta perfilievii containing:
- a CDS encoding single-stranded DNA-binding protein, which gives rise to MNSLNSMLLEGNLVKDPVEKRTPQDTLVCNFTIAVNRSYKKEDDYVKEVSYFDIEVWAGLAESCLKHLCKGRGVRVVGRLKQDRWIDESDNPRSRIKVIAEHVEFKPMVNVALAKDEVKEESDIEVAV
- a CDS encoding type II toxin-antitoxin system RelE/ParE family toxin — its product is MKYQILSPAKQELINSIEYYNTKVENLGYKFLLSFEDTVSRILLNPDAWQPLSKNTRRCPLKSFPYGVIYQIDGSCIYIISIMNLKRKPDYWYKLINDNNFNSL